Genomic DNA from Microbacterium sp. NC79:
AGTGCGACCCGGGGCGTGCTGGCCTGCCCAATACGCATTGGTGTGCGCAATCACGCCGGCAGGGTCGGGTACCTCAGGAAGCCATTCGCGGAGGTCTTCGGTCGTGTGTGCATCGCCGACGAGAGTCATGTCATAGCCGCGTACGATACCGCCGTGCAATGTCGACCGCACGCAGAAGTCAGTTTGACCACCAACAACGACAATCTCCGATGTCTTCGCCTGCGCCAAAACATCTTCGAGGTTGGTGTCTTCGAAGGAGTCCCGCCAGACTTTCTCGACGATCGCTTCACCCGCGGCCGGCTCGAGTTCGTCGACAATGCGCCAGCCGTCGGATCCGTACGTAAGCCCTTCGTCTGAGTGCTGCACCCATATGACGGGCGCTCCTACGCGTCTCGCGCGTTCCACGAGGCCGACGATGCGTTGAACGACGCCGTCACGATCGTGCGCGGAAGCGAATACGTCGCGCTGCACGTCAATGACAAGCAGTGCGGCACCATTTCGATCAGCAAGTGTGCTCATGCACGCATTTTTCCACGAGGTTCCGACATTCACTAGCGTTCGTCGAGCGCGGCACCCGAGCGGTCAACCAGCCCCCACGTCGCGACCGCCGCTATGGCGAATGCGATGGCGAAGATCAC
This window encodes:
- a CDS encoding isochorismatase family protein, whose product is MSTLADRNGAALLVIDVQRDVFASAHDRDGVVQRIVGLVERARRVGAPVIWVQHSDEGLTYGSDGWRIVDELEPAAGEAIVEKVWRDSFEDTNLEDVLAQAKTSEIVVVGGQTDFCVRSTLHGGIVRGYDMTLVGDAHTTEDLREWLPEVPDPAGVIAHTNAYWAGQHAPGRTSRVISASDVTFDARETPESAAEPSESHRI